In Methylovirgula sp., a single genomic region encodes these proteins:
- the mobA gene encoding molybdenum cofactor guanylyltransferase MobA, whose amino-acid sequence MAERSSTGAIVLAGGRGTRMGGVDKASQMLGATPLIAHVLAALKTQCAEMVINANGDAARFAALGVPVVPDDVPDFAGPLAGILAGLDYLVAHHPDLTYAVSAATDTPFLPVDLVEKLDAARLSAKAEIAVARSNNIVHPTFALWPIDLRADLREALIDEDLRRVTTFFSRYRCAYADWSAEPFDPFFNVNTPADLRIAERILAGRKT is encoded by the coding sequence ATGGCTGAACGCTCATCAACCGGCGCTATTGTTCTGGCCGGCGGCCGCGGCACACGTATGGGCGGCGTCGATAAGGCATCACAGATGCTCGGCGCGACGCCGCTCATTGCGCATGTGCTTGCGGCGCTCAAAACACAGTGCGCCGAGATGGTCATCAACGCCAATGGCGATGCGGCGCGTTTTGCGGCATTAGGCGTGCCCGTTGTACCGGACGATGTTCCGGACTTTGCGGGACCTCTGGCTGGCATTCTCGCCGGGCTCGATTATCTGGTGGCGCACCATCCAGACCTCACTTACGCGGTGAGTGCCGCAACCGATACGCCGTTTCTGCCTGTCGATCTTGTTGAGAAGCTCGACGCGGCCCGGCTTTCAGCGAAAGCCGAGATTGCGGTGGCCCGTTCCAATAATATCGTCCATCCGACCTTCGCGCTCTGGCCGATCGATCTGCGCGCCGATCTGCGCGAAGCGCTTATCGATGAAGATTTGCGTCGGGTCACGACGTTCTTCAGCCGCTACCGCTGCGCCTATGCGGACTGGAGCGCCGAACCTTTCGACCCTTTCTTCAACGTCAACACGCCCGCCGACTTGCGTATTGCCGAACGGATATTGGCAGGCCGCAAGACCTAA
- a CDS encoding sulfurtransferase TusA family protein, whose translation MAERVKELDLRGLKCPLPVLRTRKALARLNSGASLVVSATDPLSRIDIPHLIHETGDVLEQSRMDGEVFIFHILRR comes from the coding sequence ATGGCCGAGCGCGTCAAAGAACTGGATTTGCGAGGGCTGAAATGCCCGTTGCCGGTGTTGCGGACACGCAAGGCGCTGGCGCGGCTCAATTCCGGCGCGAGCCTCGTCGTTTCCGCGACCGATCCACTTTCCCGCATCGACATCCCGCATCTCATTCATGAAACGGGCGATGTTCTGGAACAAAGCCGCATGGACGGCGAAGTATTTATCTTTCACATCTTGCGGCGTTAG